A part of Phoenix dactylifera cultivar Barhee BC4 chromosome 2, palm_55x_up_171113_PBpolish2nd_filt_p, whole genome shotgun sequence genomic DNA contains:
- the LOC103721117 gene encoding protein STABILIZED1 has protein sequence MLTFPSIGSSPPLSRRCSNPATMVFVRTLDRKTLALDLNINSTSLHALKLAVEAGSGVPVHLQRLFLSSRSLIPAAVGGDGDSSTTLADLAVRPDSTLILHIPLLGGTQTAAGPARPARYEFLNSRPPPNYVAGLGRGATGFTTRSDIGPARAAPDLPDRSAAAVGSGVAPGVGRGRGKGAGGEDEEDEEEADEKGYDENQKFDEFEGNDVGLFASAEYDEDDKEADAVWESIEKRMDSRRKDRREARLKQEIEKYRASNPKITEQFADLKRKLVDLTPEQWESIPEIGDYSLRNKKKRFESFVPVPDTLLEKARQEQEHVTALDPKSRAAGGMETPWSQTPVTDLTAVGEGRGTVLSLKLDRLSDSVSGLTVVDPKGYLTDLKSMKITSDAEISDIKKARLLLKSVIQTNPKHPPGWIAAARLEEVAGKIQVARQLIQKGCEECPKNEDVWLEACRLASPDEAKAVIAKGVKAIPNSVKLWLQAAKLEHNDVNRSRVLRKGLEYIPDSVRLWKAVVELANEEDARVLLHRAVECCPLHVELWLALARLETYEQAKKVLNKARERLSKEPAIWITAAKLEEANGNIASVGKVIERGIRSLQREGLEIDREAWMKEAEAAERAGSVATCQAIIHNTIGIGVEEEDRKRTWVADAEECKKRGSIETARAIYAHALTVFLTKKSIWLKAAQLEKSHGTRESLDALLRRAVTYRPQAEVLWLMGAKEKWLAGDVPAARAILQEAYAAIPNSEEIWLAAFKLEFENHEPERARMLLAKARERGGTERVWMKSAIVERELGNISEERRLLEEGLKLFPSFFKLWLMLGQMEERFGRGERAKEDYENGLKHCPNCISLWLSLANLEERMNGLSKARAVLTMARKKNPQSPELWLAAIRAESRHGNKKEADSLMAKALQECPTSGILWAASIEMVPRPQRKSKSADALKRCDHDPHVIAAVAKLFWHDRKVDKARNWFNRAVTLAPDIGDFWALYYKFELQHGTEEQQKDVLKRCISAEPKHGERWQAISKAVENSHLPIEAVLKKAVVVLGKEESSTTTDGIKS, from the coding sequence aTGCTTACATTCCCGTCCATTGGGTCATCTCCTCCCCTATCACGAAGGTGTTCGAATCCTGCGACGATGGTCTTTGTACGAACCCTAGACCGCAAAACCCTAGCGCTAGATCTAAACATTAATTCCACCTCCCTCCATGCCCTCAAGCTCGCTGTCGAGGCCGGATCCGGCGTCCCGGTCCATCTCCAGCGCCTCTTTCTCTCCTCCCGCAGCCTCATCCCCGCCGCCGTCGGCGGCGATGGCGACTCCTCCACCACCCTCGCGGACCTCGCCGTCCGCCCAGACTCCACCTTGATCCTCCACATCCCCCTCCTCGGTGGCACCCAGACCGCCGCCGGCCCGGCGAGGCCCGCCCGCTACGAATTCCTCAACTCCAGGCCGCCTCCGAACTACGTCGCCGGGCTCGGCCGTGGCGCCACCGGATTCACCACCCGGTCCGATATCGGTCCCGCCCGCGCCGCCCCCGACCTCCCCGACcgctccgccgccgccgtcggcAGCGGCGTTGCTCCTGGCGTCGGCCGTGGCCGTGGCAAGGGAGCCGGCGGCGAGGAtgaggaggacgaggaggaggccGACGAGAAGGGATACGATGAGAACCAGAAGTTTGATGAGTTCGAGGGGAACGATGTTGGGCTCTTTGCCTCCGCCGAGTATGATGAGGACGACAAGGAGGCGGATGCGGTGTGGGAGAGCATCGAGAAGAGGATGGATTCGAGAAGGAAGGATCGGAGGGAGGCGAGGCTGAAGCAGGAGATCGAGAAATACCGCGCTTCAAACCCTAAGATCACGGAGCAGTTCGCTGACCTCAAGAGGAAGCTAGTTGATCTGACCCCAGAGCAGTGGGAAAGCATCCCTGAGATTGGGGATTACTCGCTCAGGAACAAGAAGAAGCGGTTCGAGAGCTTCGTGCCGGTGCCAGATACCCTCCTTGAGAAGGCAAGGCAGGAGCAGGAGCACGTCACCGCCTTGGACCCCAAGAGCCGAGCAGCTGGGGGAATGGAGACTCCATGGTCGCAGACTCCGGTAACCGATCTCACGGCCGTTGGAGAAGGGAGGGGCACAGTGCTTTCTTTGAAGCTGGATCGGTTGTCTGACTCTGTTTCCGGGCTTACTGTTGTGGATCCAAAGGGGTACCTAACTGATCTCAAGAGTATGAAGATCACAAGTGATGCTGAGATTTCTGATATCAAGAAGGCAAGACTGTTGCTTAAGTCGGTGATCCAGACAAACCCCAAGCATCCGCCAGGATGGATTGCGGCGGCCAGGCTGGAGGAGGTTGCGGGGAAGATCCAGGTAGCAAGGCAGTTGATTCAGAAAGGGTGTGAAGAATGCCCAAAGAACGAGGATGTCTGGTTGGAAGCTTGTAGGCTGGCGAGCCCGGATGAAGCCAAGGCAGTGATTGCGAAAGGTGTGAAGGCTATTCCGAACTCAGTGAAGCTATGGTTACAGGCTGCGAAATTGGAGCATAATGATGTGAACCGCAGCAGAGTGTTGAGGAAAGGGTTGGAGTACATCCCTGATTCTGTGAGGTTGTGGAAGGCTGTTGTGGAATTGGCAAACGAGGAGGATGCAAGAGTTTTGCTCCATAGGGCTGTGGAGTGCTGTCCGCTTCATGTTGAGCTGTGGCTTGCACTCGCGAGGCTGGAAACCTATGAGCAGGCGAAGAAGGTGCTCAACAAGGCAAGGGAGAGGCTTTCTAAGGAGCCTGCAATTTGGATCACTGCTGCAAAGCTTGAGGAAGCTAATGGTAATATTGCATCAGTTGGCAAGGTAATCGAGAGAGGCATAAGGTCTTTGCAGAGAGAAGGTCTGGAGATTGACAGAGAAGCTTGGATGAAGGAAGCAGAGGCTGCTGAACGAGCTGGATCAGTTGCAACATGTCAGGCTATCATTCACAATACAATTGGCATTGgggtggaggaagaagatagGAAGAGGACATGGGTTGCGGATGCTGAGGAGTGCAAGAAGCGTGGTTCAATTGAGACGGCTCGGGCCATCTATGCACATGCACTTACAGTGTTCCTAACCAAGAAGAGTATTTGGCTCAAGGCAGCCCAGCTTGAGAAGAGCCATGGGACTAGGGAATCTCTTGATGCCCTCCTAAGGAGGGCAGTCACTTATAGGCCACAGGCTGAGGTACTATGGCTGATGGGTGCAAAAGAGAAGTGGTTGGCAGGAGATGTTCCTGCAGCTCGAGCAATTCTTCAGGAAGCATATGCTGCAATTCCCAATTCGGAGGAGATTTGGCTTGCTGCATTCAAGCTTGAGTTTGAGAACCATGAGCCAGAGAGAGCAAGAATGCTTCTAGCTAAAGCCCGGGAGAGAGGAGGAACTGAGAGGGTGTGGATGAAGTCTGCTATTGTTGAGAGGGAATTAGGGAACATCTCAGAGGAAAGGAGGCTGCTGGAGGAAGGATTGAAGTTATTCCCTTCATTTTTCAAGTTGTGGCTGATGCTTGGTCAGATGGAGGAACGATTTGGTCGAGGAGAACGGGCGAAGGAAGATTATGAAAATGGTCTGAAACACTGCCCCAATTGCATCTCTCTTTGGCTCTCGCTTGCTAACCTAGAGGAAAGGATGAATGGTCTGAGCAAAGCTCGTGCTGTTCTTACTATGGCTAGAAAGAAGAATCCTCAGAGCCCAGAACTTTGGCTTGCAGCTATTCGTGCTGAATCCAGACATGGGAACAAGAAGGAAGCAGATTCCTTGATGGCGAAAGCATTGCAGGAATGTCCAACAAGTGGGATCTTGTGGGCTGCTTCCATTGAGATGGTTCCACGGCCTCAACGCAAATCAAAAAGTGCAGATGCTCTTAAACGGTGTGATCATGATCCACATGTTATTGCAGCTGTGGCAAAACTCTTTTGGCATGATAGGAAGGTGGATAAGGCAAGGAACTGGTTCAACAGGGCAGTTACTCTTGCTCCTGACATTGGAGACTTCTGGGCTTTGTACTACAAATTTGAACTTCAACATGGTACTGAGGAACAGCAAAAGGATGTCCTGAAAAGATGCATTTCTGCAGAACCAAAGCATGGTGAGAGATGGCAAGCAATCTCCAAGGCTGTGGAGAATTCCCACCTGCCAATTGAAGCCGTTCTCAAGAAAGCAGTGGTTGTTCTGGGTAAAGAAGAGAGCTCTACCACCACAGATGGCATCAAGTCCTAA